Proteins encoded by one window of Akkermansia muciniphila ATCC BAA-835:
- a CDS encoding 6-phosphofructokinase has translation MNIGVLNSGGDSPGLNAVIEGVVGAASRRGWNVVGFYDGFEGLLSEEGDERFEWLTPAACRGLRAKGGTILGTVNKGNFAIKVGVDQKGAIEPAVLEKTKATVRRLGLDALIVVGGDGSQSTALLLSEIGLPVVGVPKTIDNDLGATDVTFGFYSAVSIVSESLDRLETTANAHQRMMVVEVMGRHAGWIALEGGIAGSADVILLPEIPFSLENVVECIKARKAAGQREILVVVSEGARLADELVLLDEKTQGEVRLGGIGKVIAKKLEEATGIETRSCVLGHIQRGGSPCSYDRILGTRFGSYAVELVEKRQFSCMVALRGTQMTAVPIEEAVKTLKLVDPDCQLVRTARDLGVCFGD, from the coding sequence ATGAACATCGGTGTTTTGAATAGCGGGGGTGACTCCCCCGGGTTGAATGCAGTTATTGAAGGTGTTGTGGGCGCGGCTTCCCGTCGCGGCTGGAACGTTGTGGGTTTTTACGACGGTTTTGAAGGGCTTTTGTCCGAGGAAGGGGACGAACGGTTTGAATGGCTGACCCCTGCCGCCTGCCGCGGATTGCGAGCCAAGGGGGGCACCATTCTGGGAACCGTGAACAAAGGAAACTTCGCCATCAAAGTAGGCGTGGACCAAAAGGGGGCGATTGAACCCGCGGTGCTGGAAAAAACGAAGGCTACTGTCCGCCGGCTGGGACTGGATGCCCTGATCGTTGTGGGCGGAGACGGCTCCCAGTCCACGGCTCTTTTGCTTTCCGAGATAGGGCTCCCCGTAGTTGGCGTGCCAAAAACCATTGATAATGACCTGGGCGCAACCGATGTCACTTTTGGCTTCTACAGCGCCGTTTCCATTGTTTCCGAGTCTTTGGACCGTCTGGAAACCACTGCAAACGCGCACCAGCGCATGATGGTGGTGGAAGTGATGGGACGGCATGCGGGATGGATTGCCTTGGAAGGCGGCATCGCAGGGAGTGCTGATGTTATTCTTCTGCCGGAAATTCCTTTTTCCCTTGAAAACGTGGTGGAATGCATCAAGGCGCGCAAGGCTGCCGGGCAGCGGGAAATCCTGGTGGTGGTATCTGAAGGGGCCCGTCTGGCGGACGAACTGGTATTGCTGGATGAAAAGACCCAGGGGGAAGTTCGCCTGGGTGGCATCGGCAAGGTGATTGCCAAGAAACTGGAAGAAGCCACTGGGATTGAAACCCGCTCCTGCGTGCTGGGCCATATCCAGCGCGGCGGTTCTCCCTGTTCCTATGACCGGATTCTGGGAACGCGGTTCGGCAGTTATGCCGTGGAACTGGTGGAAAAGCGCCAATTCAGCTGCATGGTTGCTCTCCGTGGGACGCAGATGACTGCCGTACCCATTGAGGAAGCTGTGAAAACCTTGAAGCTGGTGGATCCCGATTGTCAGCTGGTGCGCACGGCCCGCGATTTGGGCGTATGCTTCGGGGACTGA
- a CDS encoding DUF805 domain-containing protein, giving the protein MPESPASPASPAVSSVPPTSTQASSLLSPLSCWKKGFLHYADFRGCASRAEFWWFMALPLLALIPALAGYILTDWLHIPDTRLSIYGDALTILLWAVLFIPSISAAFRRLHDTGRSGLWLFSLFIPFGLGHLIFFYLTLGESKADGNKYSRRPEPQPADPPAGKLKEQPLTPFYLYWLISLRKLNTVAGRASRTEFWSFFLLSVLLFLPLGYSMIDVDSQPAGFYVSPSLQILLYAAHPQDALILLAHSCFNPTFYFFYQSGELSMLSLELLAAVAGLNILFNLPVAVRRLHDSNLSGKFILIPILIFIVTFLLIFLLRLVPEDMAPYLDYLGMVSSLMDLLSILFLSMMLLKSSPGPNEYGVLPQKITVS; this is encoded by the coding sequence ATGCCGGAATCTCCTGCTTCTCCTGCTTCTCCTGCTGTTTCCTCCGTTCCTCCAACCTCCACGCAGGCATCTTCCCTCCTTTCCCCCCTCTCCTGCTGGAAAAAAGGTTTTCTTCATTATGCGGACTTTCGGGGCTGCGCTTCCCGTGCGGAATTCTGGTGGTTCATGGCTCTTCCCCTCCTGGCGCTGATTCCAGCCCTGGCAGGGTATATCCTGACGGACTGGCTGCACATCCCTGATACAAGACTGAGCATCTACGGAGACGCCTTAACCATCCTCCTGTGGGCGGTGTTATTCATCCCAAGCATATCAGCCGCGTTCAGACGCCTGCATGATACAGGCAGGAGCGGCCTCTGGCTTTTTTCCCTTTTCATTCCCTTCGGGCTGGGGCATCTGATCTTTTTTTATCTGACGCTAGGAGAAAGCAAGGCGGACGGCAACAAATACAGCCGCCGTCCGGAGCCCCAACCGGCTGATCCCCCTGCCGGAAAACTGAAAGAGCAGCCATTGACTCCGTTTTACCTTTACTGGCTCATCAGCCTGCGGAAATTGAATACGGTGGCAGGCCGCGCGTCCCGGACGGAATTCTGGTCCTTTTTCCTCCTTTCCGTCCTCCTGTTCCTTCCGCTGGGCTACAGCATGATAGACGTTGACAGCCAGCCGGCGGGTTTTTATGTCTCTCCTTCCCTCCAAATCCTGTTATATGCCGCCCATCCGCAAGATGCTCTGATCCTGCTGGCTCACTCCTGCTTCAATCCCACCTTTTACTTTTTCTACCAATCCGGAGAGCTGAGCATGCTTTCCCTGGAGCTTCTGGCAGCCGTGGCGGGGCTCAATATCCTCTTCAATCTGCCGGTCGCCGTGCGCCGCCTGCATGACAGCAATCTGAGCGGAAAATTCATCCTGATTCCCATTCTTATTTTCATCGTCACTTTCCTGCTGATTTTCCTGCTGCGCCTGGTCCCGGAGGACATGGCCCCCTATCTGGACTACCTGGGAATGGTGTCCAGCCTGATGGATCTGCTTTCCATCCTCTTCCTGTCCATGATGCTTCTTAAAAGCTCGCCAGGCCCCAATGAATACGGCGTGCTTCCGCAAAAAATAACCGTATCCTGA
- the zupT gene encoding zinc transporter ZupT produces the protein MDLSADHILVVFLLTTLAGLATGIGGFIAFFMKRTDTKALTFALGLSGGVMVYISLVELLGEAQHRLMEFEGHTAGSWIAIASFFGGIAVAALIDYLVPEDENPHEARGPEDIHGQASGEFSSSRIKRSGILFALAIGIHNFPEGIATFAAGLDSLTLGTSIALAVAVHNIPEGIAVAVPLYYGTGSRKKALFYSFLSGLAEPVGAAIAMFFLFHFLTPTVLAVLFASVAGIMVFISFDELLPMAERWGHHHISIMGIIAGMLLMAIVLI, from the coding sequence ATGGACCTTTCCGCCGACCACATCCTCGTTGTCTTCCTGCTCACCACGCTGGCTGGTCTTGCTACCGGCATAGGAGGCTTCATCGCCTTCTTCATGAAAAGGACGGATACAAAGGCACTTACTTTTGCCCTGGGATTATCCGGCGGAGTCATGGTGTATATCTCCCTGGTGGAACTGCTGGGAGAAGCCCAGCACAGGTTGATGGAGTTCGAAGGCCATACGGCAGGTTCCTGGATCGCCATTGCTTCCTTCTTCGGGGGAATTGCCGTGGCGGCTCTGATTGATTACCTGGTTCCGGAAGACGAAAACCCGCACGAAGCGCGCGGACCGGAAGACATCCATGGACAGGCCAGCGGTGAATTTTCCTCATCCCGAATTAAAAGGTCCGGCATTCTGTTCGCCCTGGCCATCGGCATCCACAATTTCCCGGAAGGAATCGCCACCTTTGCCGCCGGATTGGACTCCCTGACTTTAGGCACCTCCATCGCCCTGGCCGTAGCCGTCCATAACATTCCGGAAGGAATAGCCGTGGCGGTACCTCTTTACTACGGTACGGGCAGCCGTAAAAAGGCCCTTTTTTATTCCTTTCTCTCCGGTCTGGCGGAACCGGTGGGCGCGGCCATCGCCATGTTCTTCCTGTTCCACTTCCTCACACCTACCGTACTTGCGGTTCTCTTTGCCTCCGTCGCGGGAATCATGGTCTTCATCTCCTTTGACGAGCTGCTGCCCATGGCGGAACGCTGGGGACACCATCACATTTCCATCATGGGCATCATCGCCGGAATGCTGCTGATGGCGATTGTCCTGATCTGA
- a CDS encoding thioredoxin family protein, whose translation MKTIIHPLAAILLAWSAGASETWSTSPAEAMQQAAAQNKGVMLEFTGSDWCGACIMQKKQALSLPEIQTAISRSFIPVELDYPRKKQQDAQTKTSLETYKKSYGITGFPTLVFADAQGRPVHTVVGYANPAQVMQDTKKAAEALNTQQSLTNKLAEKLTDQQRRDTLVQLLKTVPQSSIRTFYKPALAELEKLDPQDASGILAKLHRDDLLHAQKLEWADTFRKKNIHILADQNPDEALSIMDSYLKKNGLLPEVKQAVLMQKVYLLMQQNRVNELEQPLKEGVALLPKSFEGKAFGKLLDKLPEIKKERGLLKPGEEPPLPPGAIRATKMIVPTAPAK comes from the coding sequence ATGAAAACAATCATACATCCCCTCGCAGCCATACTCCTCGCCTGGAGTGCCGGCGCCTCCGAAACATGGAGTACCAGCCCTGCGGAAGCCATGCAGCAAGCCGCCGCACAGAATAAGGGAGTAATGCTGGAATTCACCGGTTCCGACTGGTGCGGAGCCTGCATCATGCAGAAAAAGCAGGCTCTTTCCCTTCCTGAAATCCAGACAGCCATTTCCCGTTCCTTTATTCCCGTGGAACTGGACTACCCACGTAAAAAGCAGCAGGACGCGCAGACAAAAACTTCTCTGGAAACCTATAAAAAATCCTACGGCATCACCGGATTCCCCACGCTGGTGTTTGCGGATGCCCAGGGGCGGCCCGTCCACACCGTCGTAGGTTACGCCAATCCTGCCCAGGTCATGCAGGATACAAAAAAAGCGGCGGAAGCACTCAACACGCAGCAGTCCCTGACAAACAAGCTGGCGGAAAAGCTCACTGACCAGCAGCGGCGGGACACGCTGGTTCAATTGCTGAAAACGGTTCCCCAATCCAGCATCCGCACTTTCTATAAGCCGGCTCTGGCAGAACTGGAAAAACTGGACCCGCAGGACGCTTCCGGAATTCTCGCCAAACTGCACAGGGACGATCTGCTCCATGCCCAGAAATTGGAATGGGCCGATACGTTCCGGAAGAAAAACATCCACATTCTGGCGGATCAAAATCCTGATGAAGCGCTTTCCATCATGGACAGCTACTTGAAAAAGAACGGGCTTCTTCCGGAAGTCAAACAAGCTGTTCTCATGCAAAAAGTGTACCTGCTCATGCAGCAAAACAGGGTCAATGAATTGGAACAGCCTCTCAAAGAAGGCGTTGCGCTCCTCCCAAAAAGTTTTGAAGGAAAAGCGTTCGGCAAACTTCTGGACAAGCTGCCTGAAATCAAGAAGGAACGGGGCCTCCTGAAGCCGGGGGAAGAGCCCCCCCTTCCCCCCGGCGCCATCCGGGCCACGAAGATGATCGTTCCCACGGCTCCCGCAAAATAA
- a CDS encoding valine--pyruvate transaminase encodes MMQLSEIGGHLTARTGIDDLMEDLFKALHSGDAGLCQLNGGSPAVIPEVTELWRRSMGELVRNGKFDVLVGHYAHPGGDPAFIRALVCFLNERCGWNLTPENVAITQGGQMACFTLFNMLAGPCPDGAVREILFPLCPDYVGYQSQSLCGGVMFRGIRPGIRMLDGHTFKYVIDFDRLDIRPETAAVCMSRPTNPTGNVVTDEELGLLREMTSRAGVPLMIDNAYGPPLPNICFVPVTPAWDENMILTMSLSKIGLPGTRTGIVIARPEIIRAVVSMVTTSSLCPNNLGQALVTPYLEDGTLERVCRETLTPFYRGRAEFALSLLPKLFGESIPWRVHKSEGAMFLWLWFEGLPITCQELYERCKSRGCFVNPGHHFFFALPEEGEPWPHRHECIRISFTQTEELLRKGLSIVADEVRKAYSRS; translated from the coding sequence ATGATGCAATTATCGGAGATCGGAGGCCATCTGACGGCCAGAACGGGTATTGATGATTTGATGGAGGATTTGTTCAAGGCCCTCCATTCGGGAGACGCCGGCCTGTGCCAGTTGAACGGCGGGAGCCCCGCCGTTATTCCTGAGGTGACGGAACTTTGGCGGCGCAGCATGGGGGAACTGGTGCGAAATGGCAAATTTGACGTGCTGGTGGGCCATTATGCCCATCCGGGCGGGGATCCTGCCTTTATCCGTGCCCTGGTGTGTTTTCTCAATGAACGTTGCGGATGGAACCTGACGCCGGAAAATGTGGCGATTACCCAGGGTGGCCAGATGGCCTGCTTTACACTGTTCAACATGCTGGCGGGCCCGTGCCCGGACGGTGCTGTGCGTGAAATCCTTTTTCCCCTGTGCCCGGATTATGTGGGATACCAGTCCCAATCCCTGTGCGGCGGCGTCATGTTCCGGGGCATCCGGCCCGGCATCCGCATGCTGGACGGGCACACGTTCAAGTACGTGATTGATTTTGACCGTCTGGACATACGTCCGGAAACGGCCGCCGTCTGCATGTCCCGGCCTACGAATCCCACCGGGAACGTGGTGACGGATGAGGAATTGGGGCTTCTGCGGGAAATGACTTCCCGCGCCGGGGTTCCCCTGATGATTGACAATGCTTACGGGCCTCCGTTGCCCAATATTTGTTTTGTGCCCGTAACCCCGGCCTGGGATGAGAACATGATCCTGACCATGAGCCTGTCCAAGATCGGGTTGCCCGGAACGCGCACCGGCATTGTCATTGCGCGCCCGGAGATCATTCGTGCCGTCGTGAGCATGGTGACTACGTCATCCCTGTGCCCGAACAATCTGGGCCAGGCTCTGGTGACGCCTTATCTGGAAGACGGCACTCTGGAGAGAGTCTGCCGTGAAACCCTCACGCCGTTTTACCGCGGCCGGGCGGAATTCGCCCTGTCCCTGCTGCCGAAACTTTTCGGAGAATCCATCCCCTGGCGCGTTCATAAGAGTGAGGGCGCCATGTTCCTGTGGCTGTGGTTTGAGGGATTGCCCATCACGTGCCAGGAGCTTTACGAACGGTGCAAGTCACGGGGCTGTTTTGTAAATCCCGGCCATCACTTTTTCTTCGCCCTTCCGGAGGAGGGGGAACCCTGGCCGCACCGTCATGAATGCATCCGCATCAGCTTCACCCAGACGGAGGAACTCCTGCGCAAGGGGCTTTCCATCGTGGCGGATGAAGTGCGCAAGGCCTACTCCCGTTCTTAA
- a CDS encoding YicC/YloC family endoribonuclease: protein MNSMTGFGRAAAQTDRYNILVEISGVNRKQTEIAVNVPRGYAEWDASVRSIVQGAVSRGRVGVSISVERLEEADGFLQLDEQKLASLAELLNRASDLTGQPLPLQASDLLRLDIVTSAAEASFSPEEAWPMVEKALKAALKDFISMRAAEGANLKADVLGKLDVLEQFRLRIAEHAPFVPVRLREAMLKRLADADLSVSADDERIIREVALFADKCDISEEITRLSSHFDQFRTLCGSSAPAGRPLDFLCQEIFREFNTIGSKANDSTLAHLVVAAKTELEKIREQVQNIE from the coding sequence ATGAACAGCATGACCGGTTTCGGCAGAGCCGCCGCCCAGACAGACCGTTATAATATCCTTGTTGAAATATCAGGCGTAAACCGCAAACAAACGGAAATTGCCGTCAATGTGCCGCGCGGCTATGCGGAATGGGACGCCTCCGTGCGTTCCATCGTGCAGGGGGCTGTTTCCCGCGGCCGTGTAGGCGTCTCCATTTCTGTGGAGCGTCTGGAGGAAGCGGATGGCTTCCTCCAGCTTGATGAGCAGAAACTGGCCTCCCTGGCGGAGCTGCTGAACCGTGCGTCTGACCTGACAGGTCAACCGTTGCCCCTCCAGGCGTCCGACCTGCTGAGGCTGGATATCGTTACTTCCGCAGCGGAAGCATCCTTTTCTCCGGAAGAAGCGTGGCCGATGGTGGAAAAGGCGCTCAAAGCCGCCTTGAAGGATTTTATTTCCATGCGTGCGGCGGAAGGCGCCAACCTGAAAGCGGACGTTCTTGGCAAGCTGGATGTCTTAGAGCAATTCCGCCTCCGTATCGCGGAACATGCCCCTTTCGTGCCTGTCAGGCTTCGGGAGGCCATGCTCAAGCGCTTGGCTGATGCCGACCTGTCCGTTTCCGCGGACGATGAACGCATCATCCGGGAAGTGGCCCTGTTTGCGGACAAGTGCGACATTTCCGAGGAAATTACCCGTCTCTCCTCCCATTTTGACCAGTTCCGCACCTTGTGCGGTTCCTCCGCTCCTGCGGGCAGGCCTCTGGATTTCCTTTGCCAGGAAATCTTCCGGGAATTCAACACCATCGGCTCCAAGGCGAACGATTCCACGCTGGCCCATCTGGTTGTGGCTGCCAAGACGGAGCTGGAGAAAATCAGGGAACAGGTTCAGAACATCGAATGA
- the gmk gene encoding guanylate kinase, whose protein sequence is MKQPLGTLLVVSGPSGSGKTTLCRRATENGLCVYSISCTTRQPRPGEVNGVDYHFLTPAEFDARVERGDFLEYAEVHGNRYGTLKADILTLLEQGKNVVMDIDVQGAGQVRSCREGILPLCYVDVYIYVPQAELKNRLCGRQTDGAETIALRLRNAEQEDACLPQYQYCLVSSDRETDYASFCALLKCQSMRVGLMR, encoded by the coding sequence ATGAAACAGCCATTGGGAACATTGCTGGTGGTATCCGGGCCTTCCGGTTCCGGGAAGACGACGTTGTGCCGCCGCGCGACGGAAAACGGTCTGTGTGTGTACAGCATTTCCTGCACGACGCGCCAGCCCAGACCCGGGGAAGTCAATGGAGTGGATTACCATTTCCTGACTCCCGCCGAATTTGACGCCAGGGTGGAGCGGGGAGACTTTCTGGAATATGCGGAGGTGCACGGCAACCGCTACGGTACGCTGAAAGCGGATATTTTGACTCTTCTGGAACAGGGGAAAAACGTGGTGATGGATATTGACGTGCAGGGGGCTGGGCAAGTCCGTTCCTGCCGGGAGGGCATTCTACCCCTCTGCTATGTGGACGTTTACATTTATGTGCCGCAGGCGGAGCTTAAAAACCGCCTTTGCGGACGGCAGACGGATGGCGCTGAAACCATTGCCCTGCGTCTTCGCAATGCGGAACAGGAAGACGCCTGCCTGCCGCAGTACCAGTACTGCCTGGTTTCCTCCGACCGCGAGACGGATTATGCTTCCTTTTGCGCCCTGCTCAAATGCCAGTCCATGCGGGTGGGACTGATGCGGTGA
- a CDS encoding SLC13 family permease, which translates to MLPLLNINSASVIGWLESAAAQQWIVGILLVLLFISFIKEWMPVEITALTGTAVLMLTGILSTRDVLSSFANSGPLTVVCMFILSASLERTGLIGDLSKLFNKVAKGRELTALLVITLGAFMVSPFVNNTPVVVILMPIVLAFCRDHNIAASKLLIPLSYATILGGTCSVVGTSTNVVVLGQVQKLGYDGIQMFTVTPMGLIYAAAGLLYLWTLGRKWLPSRPTLSTMLPGGIQRDFLLQVRIPADSPHIGTTPINLMQTELLGTKIVEVRRRGFSMQEELQHINLEEGDRILFLCNARKVNQVREAKGVDLGWDDSRGLETLEQRDVQIVEGMIANNSEFAGLSLSELKLRQRFNIFVLAIHRQGKNITDMGPNTKLAAGDTLLLEGPQEGMNRILTKQRIIPLSQRPAEAHNRSKQGWAILAMGLFIFIGLLGSFEQYGEFFKFFARFNPFYLAYIGALIVIISGCIKPKEAYQAVDWGIIFLILGMLCVGEAMSKTGLAKAIAFGVVDNIGPLGCLVAISGLYLICSILTEMISNNAVAAVMGPLAYEMALQFDANPIPFILAVMFGASASFSTPIGYQTNTYVYNAGGYKFKDFVKVGLPLNLLLWVIFTCAIGWLYPLK; encoded by the coding sequence ATGCTTCCTCTTCTCAACATCAACTCCGCCTCCGTCATAGGCTGGCTGGAATCAGCGGCCGCCCAGCAATGGATTGTAGGCATTCTGCTGGTCCTGTTATTCATCAGCTTCATCAAGGAATGGATGCCCGTGGAAATCACAGCCCTGACAGGCACCGCCGTCCTCATGCTCACGGGAATTCTGAGCACGCGTGATGTGCTGTCCAGCTTTGCCAACAGCGGACCGCTGACAGTGGTGTGCATGTTCATTCTGAGTGCTTCCCTGGAAAGAACGGGATTAATAGGAGACCTTTCCAAACTGTTCAACAAGGTAGCCAAGGGGAGGGAACTGACCGCCCTGCTGGTCATTACACTGGGAGCGTTCATGGTTTCCCCCTTCGTCAACAACACCCCGGTGGTCGTCATCCTGATGCCCATCGTGCTGGCCTTCTGCAGGGATCATAACATCGCGGCCTCCAAGCTGCTCATCCCCCTCTCCTACGCCACCATTCTGGGAGGCACCTGCTCCGTGGTCGGAACATCCACCAACGTAGTTGTGCTCGGCCAGGTGCAGAAACTGGGTTATGACGGCATCCAGATGTTCACGGTAACGCCCATGGGCCTGATTTATGCGGCGGCGGGCCTGCTCTACCTCTGGACATTAGGCCGCAAATGGCTTCCATCCCGCCCCACTTTGTCCACCATGCTTCCGGGCGGCATCCAGCGCGATTTCCTGCTCCAGGTCAGAATTCCCGCGGATTCCCCCCACATCGGCACCACTCCCATCAACCTGATGCAAACCGAGTTGCTGGGCACCAAAATCGTGGAAGTTCGCCGCAGGGGATTCTCCATGCAGGAAGAGCTGCAGCACATCAACCTGGAAGAAGGAGACCGCATTCTTTTCCTGTGCAACGCCAGAAAAGTCAACCAGGTGAGGGAAGCCAAAGGCGTGGACCTGGGCTGGGATGACAGCCGCGGGCTGGAAACGCTGGAGCAGCGCGATGTGCAAATCGTGGAAGGCATGATCGCCAACAATTCCGAATTCGCCGGGCTGTCCCTGTCCGAACTCAAGCTGCGCCAGAGATTCAACATCTTCGTGCTCGCCATCCACAGGCAGGGCAAAAACATCACGGACATGGGGCCGAACACCAAGCTGGCGGCAGGGGACACGCTTCTTCTGGAAGGACCGCAGGAAGGAATGAACCGCATCCTGACCAAGCAGCGCATCATCCCCCTGAGCCAGCGTCCTGCGGAAGCGCACAACCGCAGCAAACAGGGCTGGGCCATCCTGGCCATGGGGCTGTTCATTTTTATCGGCCTGCTGGGCTCCTTTGAGCAATACGGGGAATTCTTCAAATTCTTCGCGCGCTTCAATCCCTTCTATCTCGCCTACATCGGAGCTCTCATCGTCATCATCTCCGGCTGCATCAAGCCGAAGGAAGCCTACCAGGCGGTGGACTGGGGCATTATTTTTCTGATTCTGGGAATGCTGTGCGTGGGAGAAGCCATGAGCAAAACCGGGCTTGCCAAAGCCATTGCTTTCGGCGTAGTGGATAATATAGGCCCGTTGGGGTGCCTGGTCGCCATCTCCGGCCTGTACCTGATCTGCTCTATCCTGACGGAGATGATCTCCAACAATGCCGTAGCGGCCGTCATGGGGCCTCTGGCTTATGAAATGGCCCTGCAATTCGACGCCAACCCCATTCCCTTCATTCTGGCTGTCATGTTCGGCGCCAGCGCCAGCTTCTCCACCCCCATCGGCTACCAGACCAACACTTACGTGTACAATGCGGGCGGTTACAAATTTAAGGACTTCGTCAAAGTGGGACTCCCCCTCAACCTGCTCCTCTGGGTCATTTTTACCTGCGCCATCGGCTGGTTGTATCCGCTCAAGTAG
- the gluQRS gene encoding tRNA glutamyl-Q(34) synthetase GluQRS, which produces MDSPIITRFAPSPTGNLHLGHALAAWEARSLANRFSGKCVLRMEDIDQTRCRPEFVQGILKDLEWLGIRFDGPMMVQSSRFSAYEHALQTLKDRGVLYPCFCTRREIAEEVAAMGGAPQGGCVDVYPGTCRLLDKGRRKELLKSGKPFSWRLDCRAAARITGPLLWRDMRFGDQVCRPEELGDVILGRKDCAASYHIAVVVDDAAQGVTHVSRGEDLFPVTGIHRTLQALLELPVPQWYHHRLVKDASGKRLAKRDRSLSLQEMRAAGMRPEDVFRLMRES; this is translated from the coding sequence ATGGATTCCCCCATAATAACAAGGTTTGCTCCCAGCCCTACAGGCAATCTCCATCTGGGGCACGCCCTGGCTGCGTGGGAAGCCCGTTCCCTGGCGAACCGTTTTTCCGGGAAGTGCGTGCTGAGGATGGAAGATATCGACCAGACGCGGTGCCGTCCGGAGTTTGTTCAGGGCATATTGAAAGATCTGGAGTGGCTGGGCATCCGCTTTGACGGTCCCATGATGGTTCAGTCTTCACGCTTCAGCGCTTATGAACACGCTCTTCAGACGCTGAAGGACCGGGGCGTGCTGTACCCCTGTTTCTGTACGCGCCGGGAGATTGCGGAGGAGGTGGCCGCCATGGGTGGGGCGCCGCAGGGGGGCTGCGTGGACGTATATCCGGGAACTTGCCGGCTGCTTGACAAGGGGCGCAGGAAAGAGCTTCTCAAATCCGGCAAACCTTTTTCCTGGCGGCTGGATTGCCGTGCTGCGGCGCGGATTACCGGTCCCCTGCTATGGAGGGACATGCGGTTCGGAGATCAGGTTTGCCGTCCAGAAGAACTGGGGGATGTGATTCTGGGCCGCAAGGACTGCGCCGCCAGCTACCATATTGCCGTGGTTGTGGACGACGCTGCCCAGGGAGTTACCCATGTAAGCCGTGGTGAGGATTTATTCCCTGTGACGGGCATCCACCGGACGCTCCAGGCCCTGTTGGAGCTTCCTGTTCCGCAGTGGTATCATCACCGGCTGGTGAAGGATGCTTCCGGCAAGCGGCTTGCCAAGAGGGACAGGAGCCTGAGCCTTCAGGAAATGCGTGCCGCCGGGATGCGGCCGGAAGACGTGTTCCGGCTGATGCGGGAGAGCTGA
- the menA gene encoding 1,4-dihydroxy-2-naphthoate octaprenyltransferase, with product MNIITSAFLAARPKTLTASLIPVWAGCMVVQKLTGSWNASLALLTLTSCLCLQIACNFFNDAIDHAKHADTERRTGPVRMTASGALSHRTVMLIGLFFLLGACLLAFPLIELRGWPILAIGIPSLYFTYGYTGGPWPLAYKGLGEIFVILFFGLVAVLGTILVQIGTAPVVPGTLVESLAVYNAGIVTGIQCGLLCAVMISVNNIRDRKEDLTTGKRTLAVRLGEGKARAMAQSFILAAYITLPTSSRALHLNLSHTWWMWIPSILFGGYLMLLIRKTPADSRMNRVLALSSLHLLLYLATYTILPTR from the coding sequence ATGAATATCATTACTTCCGCCTTTCTGGCGGCACGCCCCAAGACGCTCACCGCCTCCCTGATTCCGGTATGGGCAGGCTGCATGGTGGTGCAGAAACTGACCGGCAGCTGGAATGCGTCCCTGGCCCTCCTGACACTGACTTCCTGCCTGTGCCTCCAGATTGCCTGCAATTTTTTCAATGACGCCATTGACCATGCCAAGCACGCCGATACGGAACGGCGAACCGGGCCCGTGCGCATGACGGCCAGCGGAGCCCTCTCCCACAGAACAGTCATGCTCATCGGCCTCTTCTTCCTGCTGGGAGCGTGCCTTCTGGCCTTTCCCCTTATCGAACTGCGCGGCTGGCCCATCCTCGCCATCGGCATCCCGTCCCTCTACTTCACCTATGGCTATACGGGAGGGCCGTGGCCGCTGGCCTACAAGGGCCTGGGGGAAATATTCGTCATCCTCTTCTTCGGACTGGTTGCCGTACTGGGAACCATTCTGGTGCAGATAGGCACGGCGCCCGTCGTACCCGGCACGCTGGTGGAATCGCTTGCGGTGTACAATGCCGGCATCGTAACAGGCATTCAATGCGGCCTCCTGTGCGCCGTCATGATATCCGTCAACAATATCCGCGACAGAAAGGAAGACCTCACTACGGGCAAGCGCACGCTGGCCGTGCGGCTGGGGGAAGGAAAGGCGCGCGCCATGGCCCAGTCTTTCATCCTGGCTGCCTACATCACGCTGCCCACATCCAGCCGGGCCCTTCACCTGAACCTGTCCCATACGTGGTGGATGTGGATACCCTCCATCCTCTTCGGCGGGTATCTGATGCTCCTAATCCGCAAAACGCCCGCGGACAGCCGCATGAACAGGGTACTGGCACTCTCCTCCCTCCATTTGCTCCTGTATCTGGCTACCTACACAATTCTTCCCACACGCTGA